TAAGTCTTCAACATTCTTTCTCCAGATGGATCATTATGCATTTTAGCTAAAGCAGGACTGATAGGCTTCAAGACTATATATCCCTTCCTTCCAGGTGGAAGAGGCTTCCCATCGTCGTCTAAGATTAGAAAATCGGATCCTGGTGGTTTTATTCCTGCAGAGCCAGGTTTATAAGGAATTTCACCTAATCCCATTGGCGTACATCCTACGGGATACAAATGTTCTGTCATCCAGTAAGCATCTGCTATAATAACTGTAGGTAGGTTATCTCTTAGCCATTTCCATGCTCCTTTATTAAGTGGTTCTCCAGTATTCAAAATAAGCCTTAGCGTAGAGGTATCCCCAGATTTTACTGACTCTTCGCCCATGCTTTTCAGCGAATAAAGAGTAGTAGTAGAGCTCCAAACTAAGTTAACACCGAATCTTTCTACAATTCTTGAAAACATATCAGTTTTATATCCTATATACCCTTCGTATAGTACTCCAGTTAATCCCATTACTGGAATAACGTAAAGATTAGCCATAGGCCAAACTGGCCAACCTAATTCTGAAATTGTCCACCAAACTTCATTGTCTTTTGGATTCATTAGCATTTTAAATGTCCAATTTAATGCTATTACATATCCAGCTGTAGAATGATACAGTCCCTTAGGTCTTCCTGTAGTTCCTGAAGTATAATAAATGGTTGAAGGGGAATTGGATTCAACTTCCTTGGGGTATACAAATACTTTACCTCTAGGTTTAACTTCTTCGTAAATTACATCTCTATTATTAACGGTGAAATCATCATATCCCCTTTTTACTACTAGAACTTTTTCTACTGGTGTGTTTCTATTTTCAAGAAGCTTATCTACAAAATCCTTTATTCTTATCTCTTTTCCGTTTCTAAATGCTTTGCTAGCTACTACAAATATTTTTGAGTTTGAGTCAATTAATCTAAAGTTTAAAGTTTCTTCACTTAAACCTATATAATGAATTACTAATACTGCACCTAATCTATGAGTTGCGAGAGAAAAGTACACTGCTTCCGGTATGCTGGGCATTAATAAGGATACACTATCTCCTTTTTTCACTCCTAACTCTTTTAGTACGTAAGCAGCCTTGTTTACTTCACAGTACAAATCTCTGTAAGTTATACTTTTTGTTTCTAAATTTTCATTTATCCAATAAAATGCTGTTTTTTCAGCTATATCCATATGCCTATCTACTGCATTAAAGGAAATGTTGGTTAATCCATCTACGAACCATCGTTCATTGGGAGGTTCTCCTTCTCTTACTTTTGAAGGTTTTTTAAACCAGCTAATTAAATTTTCCTTACTTCCCCAGAATTTTTCAGGATCTTTTATTGCTTCTTCAGTCATTCTTCTTATGTTCTCTAGGCTATAAAATTGGGCTTCCATAAATAATAAATTATTTAAAGATAGTTAAATAGTTTTTACATTCTACTTTATTAACATGTAATACGTAAAGAAAATTATGAGCGAGATAGTTATAAGTTCATTAAAAGAGTTCATTAAAAGAGAAATACAACCAATAGCGGAAAAAATTGATAGAGAAGATTATTATCCTAGAGATTTAGTAAGCAAAATGGGAGATTTAGGATTTTTATCTCCATTATATGAAGGATTGAACTTAAGTGATACAGTGTCAATCATTGAAGAAATAGCAAAAATAAGCGGATCTACAGCATTAATTCAAGATGCTCAAGGGGAACTAGTTATAGAACCGATAAGAGTATTCGGTAATAATAAAGTAAAAAGAGAATATCTAGACAAACTGACTAAAGGTAAATTAATAGGAGGCTTCGGCTTAAGTGAGCCATGTTGTGGAAGCGATACTGGCAAAATAATGACTAAAGCAGAGAAAAATGGAAGTTACTGGAAAATATCTGGAAGAAAAATGTGGACTACTCAAGGGCTCTATGCTGATGTTTATCTAATAGTAGCTAGAACTGGAGATCCAAAGTTAAGGAATAAAACGTTATCAGTATTTGTAGTTCCAAGATCAAATTGCATAAAAAGTAATAAAATAGAAGTTTCAGGAAATAGAGGAACTGGAACAGCTGAATTGGAAATAAATGATTGCGTAGTAGAAGAAGATAACATACTAGGAGACATAAATGACGGATGGAAAGTAGTAAAGTACGCTTTATTAGTAGGAAGAGTCGCTATATCAGCTATTGCTATAGGATTAGCTGAAGGATCACTAGCAGAGGCATATGAATGGGCATTGAATAGAGATATTGCTGGAACAAAATTAATAGAAAAACAAGGGATTCAATGGTATTTTTCAAAAAACATAGCGTATTTAAACGCAGTCAAGTCTCTTATGAGAGAAATTACTAATGATGGTTTAGAGAATTTACAGAAAAATGAAGATAAGATTTCTTCACTTAAATTCCTGTCAAGTAATATATCTCAAGAAATTATAGATAATTCAGTACAAATAATGGGTGGATTAGGTTATGCTAAAGGAACAAGAACTGAAAGGGCTTATAGAGATATTAGAGTTACTAGAATAGGTGAAGGAACAGACGAAGTACAACTGAATATAATTTATCGTTATTTAAGAAATAAAGGAATAGAAAGTATAATGTAATTCTTTCCATAGAAAGAAAATCTTTTTAATAATCGAGACAAAATTAACTTGTGTTTTTTATGAAAATCGGAATAATAGGAGTAGGTTGGTACGGATTTAAACCAAGCATAAAAGACAGTTCTTTCAGAGAAATGATGTTCGAAGCGTCTACAAGAGCTTACGAAGAAGCTAATATAAATCCTAGAACAGACGTAGATACTTTCATTTCATGTCAAGAAGACTTTTGGGAAGGAATTAGTATTTCTGACGAATTCGCACCAGACCCAATAGGAGGAGCAATGAGACCAACTATGACAGTAACTGGAGACGGAATACAAGGAATAGTA
This genomic window from Acidianus manzaensis contains:
- a CDS encoding acyl-CoA dehydrogenase family protein, whose protein sequence is MSEIVISSLKEFIKREIQPIAEKIDREDYYPRDLVSKMGDLGFLSPLYEGLNLSDTVSIIEEIAKISGSTALIQDAQGELVIEPIRVFGNNKVKREYLDKLTKGKLIGGFGLSEPCCGSDTGKIMTKAEKNGSYWKISGRKMWTTQGLYADVYLIVARTGDPKLRNKTLSVFVVPRSNCIKSNKIEVSGNRGTGTAELEINDCVVEEDNILGDINDGWKVVKYALLVGRVAISAIAIGLAEGSLAEAYEWALNRDIAGTKLIEKQGIQWYFSKNIAYLNAVKSLMREITNDGLENLQKNEDKISSLKFLSSNISQEIIDNSVQIMGGLGYAKGTRTERAYRDIRVTRIGEGTDEVQLNIIYRYLRNKGIESIM
- a CDS encoding AMP-binding protein — encoded protein: MEAQFYSLENIRRMTEEAIKDPEKFWGSKENLISWFKKPSKVREGEPPNERWFVDGLTNISFNAVDRHMDIAEKTAFYWINENLETKSITYRDLYCEVNKAAYVLKELGVKKGDSVSLLMPSIPEAVYFSLATHRLGAVLVIHYIGLSEETLNFRLIDSNSKIFVVASKAFRNGKEIRIKDFVDKLLENRNTPVEKVLVVKRGYDDFTVNNRDVIYEEVKPRGKVFVYPKEVESNSPSTIYYTSGTTGRPKGLYHSTAGYVIALNWTFKMLMNPKDNEVWWTISELGWPVWPMANLYVIPVMGLTGVLYEGYIGYKTDMFSRIVERFGVNLVWSSTTTLYSLKSMGEESVKSGDTSTLRLILNTGEPLNKGAWKWLRDNLPTVIIADAYWMTEHLYPVGCTPMGLGEIPYKPGSAGIKPPGSDFLILDDDGKPLPPGRKGYIVLKPISPALAKMHNDPSGERMLKTYWSRFPGYFYTGDYGYVDEDGYLYVLGRADDVIKSGERIGTLEIESVVASHPAISEAAVIGYPKEKEGGEEGILVLAVPAKGYAMTEKLENDLKDYLRNSGYIIDKIVLVNKLPKTKSGKIMRRLIRAVVRKEDTGDISTLDDPEILEELRRAIES